The segment TCAAGATTTTGAGGCGTGGACGGGGTATGATCTGATATTGGATTTTTACAGGCTGCATAGTGCGGATGAATTGGGCTTTGCAGACATCGGGGCTAAGCGTCTCAAACAATATGAGTTCCTGCTCAGCGTAATGCCTACGGATGCTACTGACCCACTCCAGCGACAAATCTACCAGACCTTCCACATCATTGATCTGTTTGCTCATGGTGCACCGGCGGATCATTTTATGATTGACATGAAAGATGGAAATGTCACCCGAATCACAGAATAATGCCTTTGGGCGATTGGAAACTGATTTGGTCAAAATGAAAGCTGCACTGTGCCAGGCGGAACGAATAGCTATGTGACAAACAGTCTTAGGGTATTGATTACCAACATTCGTCTCTGCAGATTGGACTGATACTCTTGACTGAGGAAGAAAGTAAGCAAAGAAACTGACTCGCTGTATAAATAAATTACAATTCCATATGGAAAAAGTGCAATTCCGTGTAAAGAAATTACAAACTCGTATAGATAAAATCTAATTTTGGAAGGATAAGAAGGATTTTAGTCCTGAATGAAGTTGTCCCAACATGCTCCATGCCTTACTCACCATGTAATAATCGTAATGCAACAGATCTAAGTCTAACTCATCACGCCAGTACCTTTGATGAAAAACGCATTTGCAAAATGCTGCTTTCTGCCTACCAATGATAATAAGACGAAGTGAATGCTAGGACTAGTGCTTTTTTATTCTACGTTTTGAGGAGGCGTTATAAATACCAAAGAAGATTTCTGGCGCAATGCAATTGCGTCCGAGCGGGGTTCCCATGATAGCAACACTTTTTACCAAATGATAAATCACTAATATTTAGTTTTCGCCAACTTGCTACTATGAAAGAATTGATAGCCTACATACTGCAATTTGGAAATCTCAATCAACAGCAAATTGACCTGATATTAAGTAAGTCGACAGCACTGAATTTGCAAAAGCACGAATACTTTTCAGAAGCGGGACGAACGCCCAAACAGGTTGGATTTGTGGTCGAAGGTGTCCTCCGCGGTTGCTACTACAATAACAAAGGAGAAGAAATTACCCGTTGTTTTATCAGCGAAAATAGTTTGGTTGTTGATTATCTCAATTTTGAAGCAGGCACTTCTTCTTCGGAATACTTACAGGCCTGTACAAATTGTACGCTCCTTGTGTTTTCTAAACAGCATTGGGAAGAACTATCCAAAATCATAGTGGAGTGGGATCCAATTAAAAATAAGATGGTACAATTATGCATGTATCAAAAATCCAGAAAAGGACCGGTGATCTCACAAGACGCCACTTCTCGTTATCTGGAATTTATGGAAAACTATCCCTCACTTATTAATCGGATTCCGTTGGTTTACATTGCTTCTTATCTAGGAGTTACTCAACAATCATTGAGCAGGATCAGAAACAACATCCGTTAATCGCTTTTTACCATTTGGTAAACCGTTTCATTTTTAAACATTAAACCTTTGCTTTATTAATTTTAATAACTGAAAAAAATGAAAAAAGCATTAATCACAGGAGCCAATAAAGGCATAGGTTTTGAGACAGCTAAACAATTATTACAAAAAGGATTTTATGTTTATCTCGGAAGTCGAAACTTAAAAAAGGGTTTAGAAGCAGTTGAACAATTACGATCCGAAGGTTTGACCCATGTAGAAGTCGTAGAATTAGATGTGACAGATGAAAACTCTGTAAAAACTGCTCGTGAAACAATCAGCAAGAAAACAGAAGCTTTGGATGTGCTCATTAACAATGCAGGGATCAACGGAGGCAGCCCATATACAGCACTGGAATCAAGCTCAGATCAATTGATGACAACATTTGATACCAATGTATTTGGTGTAGCAAGAGTCACTCGGGCTTTTATGGACTTATTACGTAAATCGCCACAACCACGGATTGTAAACGTCAGTACCAGTGTAGGTTCTCTTTCGTTGCAAAGTGACCCGAACTGGGCAGCATATGAATATGCAAAATATGCGGTATATGGTGCCTCAAAAGCAGCATTGAATATGTACACTATCCATTTGGCTTACGAATTGCGAGAAACGACCTTTAAAGTAAATGCGGTTTGTCCAGGTTATACAAGTACTGATTTCACGTTTCATCATGGAAGAGAAGTAGAGGTGGCGGGAAATCGAATTGTAAAGTATGCATTTATTGATCAAGACGGGCCAACAGGCAAGTTCTTTAGCGAAGAAACCAATCCAGAAACGGGTGAAATTCCTTGGTAACCTATAATCCACAATCCTTGCGAGACTATAAGTCTCTTTTTCCATCTGGCAACTATACAGCTGAAGATACAAAAAAGAAGCGCTACCCAAGGATAGCGCTTCACTACAATGAAACAGAATATTATCAATAATCTTTGTTCTGAACAAAATCTTTGTTTACATCTAGCTCTGATTGTGGGATCGCAAATATTCTTTGGTAGGGCTTAGAAACTGGCTTGGCAGTGTAGGCATCTTCAAAAGTCCCAAAGCGGATCATCTGCTGTCTTCTCTCTCCCTCCCAGTACAGCTCATAGCTGATCTCGTTGTATAGCGTCTCTTCGTCCATGGTTGCTATTTCAGTCCCAAAGAATTGATTGCCATCTATGTCTATGCTCCAACGTGAGGTTCTCAGTAGATTGATGTCGGCCATTGCGCCAGTCACATCACCTTTTCTGAACTTAGCCTCGGCACGCATGGTGTAGATACCTCCCAATCTGAAGAGTGGGATATTCACACCACTGGTACCGCGTCCGTTTTCTGCATCGTATTCTTGTTTGAATACCCTCACACCACGGTTGATTTGATCCTGAGAGAAAGCTGCGTCTCCGTCCACGTCAAAGTTCAACTCAGGCGTGAAATCCATCAACAAATCTGGCGTCTTCTCTGTGTACAAGGCCTGAACCAATACTCTAGAATTATCCAATGGATCCATTTCGAAAGCACCATCTGTGATCTTAGGCGCATATTGCTGACCTGCCTGAAATCCGCGGTTGAAATGGAAGATCCCTCCAAAAGGCAAACTCCCATCCGTACCGTCATTTCTATAGACCTCTCCACCATTGTTGGTGGTGTGCTTGTGAAATCTTGGATCATTCCTGTTGGCATCCCAAGTCGCATAATAATCAGGTGTTGTACAAGATGCATTCGACCCTCTGTTGTCGTTAGGATTGGCCTTTTGGTTTCGTCCCATGGACAAATAGGTGAAATCGTTTCGACCTGTGTTTCCTCCAGTGTTGCTTTGGATATAGGCCAAGATATGCTCCGAGTTATTGTTGTTGCTCACATCAAAAATTTCGAAATAATCAGCCTCCAAAGAGAAAGTTCCTGAGTTGATCAATAGATCAGTGTATTGGATCACCTTGTCCATGTTACCACTCCCTACAAAATCGAAGCTAGACGTGGCATTGTACCTGTCTTCATAGACAGCCTTGTTCAAGTAGATTTTTGCCAAAAATGCATACGCTGCTTCTTTGGTGAATCTACCAGAATCTGCCCCTCTCGTGCCATAATCTGCCAAATCTGGAAGAACCTCCTCGATCGTCTCGATGCAAATCTTGATCGCCTCCGTGCTGGTCAAGATCTGTGGTGCGTCCGCAAAATTCAAATTCAATGGATCTCTGTAAGGCACTTGCCCAAACAAATCGACCAAGTTGAAAGTGTACCATGCCCACAGGGCTCTGGCTTCTGCGAGATATAAACTTGCATTTTCCACCTTGCTGTCTTTGATGACATCAATCGCACTGGCCGCTTGTGCTATGGCACCATTGATCGTCCTCCAATTACCCTCTGGCACTACGCTAGTAGCGCTAAATTTGAATTCGTGCAGCTCTTTCCACTTGCCACCGTCTCTCCAGTCTTCACCACGGACTGGCAGGAGAGCCTCGTCTGTCGTGAATTCTTGCAAAGCCCAAGTGCCGCCATAGTTGGCAAACATGTCTTTTTCTTTCGCATAAGTCGCCGACAGCAGAGATGCCTCGATTCCAGGCACTGTCTCGATATCGTCGGGGACGATTTCATCTATCACTTGCTCCTCCAAATCGGTACAACTCGTCACGACCATGAGGAATGTCAATGCCCAAAGGACACTTATTCTATATATTTCTTTAACCTTCATTTTTTTAGAATTTAATAGTTGCACCTAATAAATAACTTCTTGAACTAGGATAGCTGGCATAGTCCATACCCAAAGAAGAGTTGCCTCCTACGTTTTTGGTGGTATTGACTGATGGATCGTATCCTGAGTAATCGGTGATGGTCAATAGGTTTTGACCCGTCGCATATATGGTGAGTTGCTTCAACCACTTCACGTTACCAGTATTGACTGTGTAACCAATTCTTAGATTGTTTAACCTCAAATAATCCGAGCTCTCCAAGTAATAATCAGAGACTCTCAAGGCATCATTGACAGACTGTCCTGAGTTCAACTCGTCTTTGGTCACGTTCTTACTTGACAGGAAGTTGGACATGTGATCGGTAGCCAATTTGGTATTGTTGAACAAATAAGCTCCCGATTGACCTACGATAGACAAAGACAGGTCGATGTTCTTGTAACGAAATTGGGTATTGAAACCATAAGTAAAAGTTGGCAAAGCACTTTCAATGATTTTCTTCTCATCCGAGTAAATAGAAACCCCATTTTCATCAAAGCCTTGGTGCTCAAACAAGTTGAAAGAGCCCGCAGCATAACCGTTTTTGTAGATATTCACCGTCTCGCCTGATACACCTGATCCAGATACATTGCCAGAAAGAATCTCGGTCACAGGGAGATTTTTCACTTCATTGTGCAGGGTAGCTCCGTTGAAATCTGCCGCCCAAGTGAAGTTGTCAGTTTCTATGATTCTACTACCCAACATGAACTCCACACCTGTATTGACGATCTCACCGTCCATGTTCGTCCAGACGCTAGAGAAACTAGGCTGGATAGCAGGCAAAAGCAGAATGGCGTCTGTGGTGGTCTTGTTGTAATAATCCAAACTACCATAGATCAAGCCGTTGAACAATTCGAAATCAAACCCTAGGTCAAACTGAGCAACTACCTCCCACTTCAAATCTGGATTGGCTGTACGCGTATAAGTCACGCCATTCACTAAACCAGCACTTTCACCATTTAGGTAATAACCATTGCCCGAAGTAGTAGAGTAAGTTTCTTGGGTCACTTTGTTGGGTACCTCTTGGTTACCTGTTTGTCCCCAGCTCGATCTCAGTTTCAGATTGTTCAAGACATCTGATCCTGCTAGAAATCCTTCTTCAGAGATATTCCATCCCAAAGCAAATGATGGGAAATAGCCATACTTGTTATTCTCCCCAAAACGAGTAGAACCATCCGCCCTCATAGAAGCCGTCACCAAGTACTTGCCTCTGTAAGCATAATTGATTCTACCGAAGTAGGATTGTAACTCATTCACCTCTGCAAAACCCTTGGTCTCGATGGCTTCTTGATTGCCACCTACACTTGGGTTATTGGCGGGATCCACACTGTTGTCGTCTAGCTCTCTCAGACCAAAAGAAGTGCCTGACCTGTTGAATTTCTGATAAGAGAATCCTCCCAAAACATCCAGCTTAGAATTGTCTCCCAAATAAGTGTATGTGAGATAATGCTCCAATACATGGTTGAGGTTTTCATAGTTCTGCTGGTAATAAGCACCCGTAGATTCGATCTCCGTGGTATTCGGATAGAAAGTCGTGTTTCTCTCTGAGACTGCACGATCTACACCGTAGTTGAATTGGTATTCTAGGCCTTCAAAAATCCTGAATTTCGCCTCTATATTCCCTAAAACTCTTAGTGTCTTAGTTTGATCCTCATGAAAATCTAGGATGTAAAGTGGGTTGTAACTCCCCTCTGTATCAAAATCATAAAAATCACCATTGGCATCATACACTGGTCTGGTCGGGTTGGCCTTGAGCATGTGCGTGATCAACTCACCAGTAGCACCCGCATTGGCACTAGATGGTATGGCATTGTCGGTGGTTTGCGATGCAGTCAGGTTCACCTTCACTTTGAGGCGCTGATTGTCTAGGAAAGATTCCGTCACGTTGATACGACCAGAGAGTCTTTCGAAATCACTCTCCTTGACCACACCCTCTTGATCCATGTGACTGATAGAAGCAAAGTAATTCCCTGTCTCAGTTCCTTTAGAAAAAGACAAATTGTTGCTAGTCGTCATGGCCGTTCTGAATACTTCGTCTTGCCAATCTGTGTCAACGTTTGGATCAAACACTTTATCAGGATTGTTGGCCGCATACTCCTTGGCGTCCAATAAATCCAACTTTTTGGCCACTTTAGAAAAACCAACATAGGTGTCATAGGTCAAGTTGGCTTCATCCTTTTTGCCACGCTTGGTGGTGATAATCACCACTCCATTGGATCCTCTGGCACCATAGATTGCAGCAGCGGATGCATCTTTCAATACAGAGATGGATTCGATGTCTGATGGATTCAAAAAGTTGAGCGGGTTTCTTGCTCTTGAGCTACCAATGCCACTATCTGCACCTTCGGGGCTTACGTTGCTGTTGCTCAATGGTACACCATCGACTACAAATAGCGGAGAACTACCACTGCGAATAGAACCTGCACCTCTGATCATGACATCTACTCCCGCGCCTGGCTCACCACTAGAGTTGATCACTCGTACCCCTGGAGCTTTTCCTTGCAATAAGAGTTCTGGAGACGTGTTAATTCCCTCTCTGAAATGATCACTGTCAATTTGGTCAAGCGAACCTGTAGCGTCGGCTTTGGTAGTGGTACCATATCCAATCACTACGACTTCTTGTAGACTTTCCAAACTTGGGAACAGCTGTACCTTCATGTTGTTAGTGGCTGTCACTTCTTCTGGATCATACCCTATAAATGTGATGAGCAAGGTTTGACTCACACCTGATAGGTTGATGCTAAACTCTCCCTTGGCATTGGTCACCACTCCATTGGTCGTCCCCTTTTCTATGACATTGGCACCTGGTAGGGGCTCATTGTTTTCGTCCATGACACTACCCGTCACGACCTCCAGTACACCTAGCTGCTTGGTGCTATTTTGATTCTTTCTGACCAAAACCAACTTGTCTGCAATGGTAAAACTAAAATTAGCGTCCTTTGATAACTGATCTAAGATCTCATTGAGCTGCTTGTTTTTTTGGACCACAGAGTATTTATTCTGATCTGATATTACATTTTCTCCGTAGCTAAACTTGTAGTCAGTCTGATTACTCAATTGAGAAAAAATCGTAACCAGTGTTGCGTTCTTGATTTCTAGGCTCACGCCAGATGATTCCGCCTGTGCAGCAGATGGCCAGACCATTTGTATTACAATCAGCATGAATAACAAGCATGCTGTTGCTTTTGATTTATAAAAAATTATATTTGAATACATTATCTTAAGTATTTGTTTTTACAATGCTTTGATTTGATACCGTAGTTGTTGCACCAACTGCGGTTTTTTCTTGTCTATTTGATTGTTATTCTTCCGCCATATATTTCTATTTTTAGATTGCTAGTGATGTAATTCAATTGCTCAATCACGCTGGTTAGCGTGGCTTTGTCTTGGATAAATACCGTCACTCTGGTATCCAATATTTGCTGATCTATCTTAGTAGATTTCACTCCGAATTTGTAATCCAACACCCGCAGTACCTGATCCAATCTCACGTCTTTGAGTTCCAAGTCCTTTTTGTACCACTGGGTCAACCAAGTCTCAGTGGCAGTTCTTTTGCGGAGGATGGCTGTTTGGTTTGAAAAATAAGCTTCTTCGTTGGGGAGTAGGTCGACACTCTCAGAGCGAGAAGCTACGTTGACTTTGCCCGATCGGACAGTCACCAAACAATGCTGCTCGTCCATCTGTATGTTGAATGAAGTACCCAAAACTGTCGTCTTGATATCTCCAGAGGTAATAACGAAAGGCTTGTCAGGATTTTTGGCGACCTCAAAGAAAGCAGAACCTCTCAGTAGAGTAATCGGTCTGGATCTGTCATTGAAACCTTTGTCATATGCAAAAGCTGAGTTTGCTCCTAGGTAGATCATAGAACCATCCGCCATGAACACCGAATCCATCTGCGACCCAGTCTCTACCAGCACTGTGCGATCGCTATTACCTAGGAATAAAAAAGTAAAAGTCAGCAGCAAGGCAAGGCTCGCTGCAATCGACACGGCATATTGCCAGTGGTAAAGTGGTTTCACCTTCTGATCCTGCTCGATCTCACGGGTGATGTTTTGGAAGATGCGCTCAGACAGCTCTTCTTTGTCCCCCATCGTTTCGCTGTCCCAACTGTAATCTTGGTCATAAGAAGACGCAAAATTATCTAGTAGCTTTTTCTCATCAACCGAACTCTTCTTGCTAAAATACTTGTCTATTAGGCTAGCTAATATGTGAGACCTCTTCTTCATATTAAATCACTTATTCGAAGGAGAGTACCCTAGATGGCTACTTCGTACTATTCGCCGATATTATCAAAAGATCAACGAATCATTACCAAACAATAGAGAAAAATGCTTTGATTGAATCAGAGATCGTTGAGATCGAAGCGCAATTGCTTCAGGGCAGAACTGAGCTGGTTCTTCACAGTCTGCTGGGAGATTTCCAGTTCCGTGGCGATTTGGTCTATGCTCAGATCATGGAGTTTATTCATCAGAAAGATCTCTTTGCGCTTCTCAGGCAGCTTGTTGATGGAATCAAATACAGATTGGGACAGATCTGGATCAGTGACGGTTGCTGGATTCTCAAAAACGAAATCTTCGAACCTAGATTCCAAAACTTCTTTGGACAGCTTTTGATCCCTGTAGCTTTTAAACACTTGGTATTTAACAGCTTGAAACAAATAGGTGTCGAGTGTCTCTATTTCGATATTATCGATTTTCTTCCAAAGACTGACAAATATATCTTGGACGATATTCTGAGAGAGGTCTCTGTCGGCAGACATTTTGAAAGCATAAGCATACAGCCGCTCCCAATACCTGCGATAGATTGCCTCGAACGCTTTTTTGCTATCCTTTTCTAATAATTCTAATAGGTGTTGATCACTAGGGTAGCCCATATCTAAAAACAG is part of the Reichenbachiella agarivorans genome and harbors:
- a CDS encoding FecR family protein, with amino-acid sequence MKKRSHILASLIDKYFSKKSSVDEKKLLDNFASSYDQDYSWDSETMGDKEELSERIFQNITREIEQDQKVKPLYHWQYAVSIAASLALLLTFTFLFLGNSDRTVLVETGSQMDSVFMADGSMIYLGANSAFAYDKGFNDRSRPITLLRGSAFFEVAKNPDKPFVITSGDIKTTVLGTSFNIQMDEQHCLVTVRSGKVNVASRSESVDLLPNEEAYFSNQTAILRKRTATETWLTQWYKKDLELKDVRLDQVLRVLDYKFGVKSTKIDQQILDTRVTVFIQDKATLTSVIEQLNYITSNLKIEIYGGRITIK
- a CDS encoding RNA polymerase sigma factor — protein: MGYPSDQHLLELLEKDSKKAFEAIYRRYWERLYAYAFKMSADRDLSQNIVQDIFVSLWKKIDNIEIETLDTYLFQAVKYQVFKSYRDQKLSKEVLESRFEDFVFENPATVTDPDLSQSVFDSINKLPEKRKEIFLMNKLHDLSIDQIATELEISQQTVKNQLSSALKQLRFDLNDL
- a CDS encoding SusC/RagA family TonB-linked outer membrane protein, which translates into the protein MLIVIQMVWPSAAQAESSGVSLEIKNATLVTIFSQLSNQTDYKFSYGENVISDQNKYSVVQKNKQLNEILDQLSKDANFSFTIADKLVLVRKNQNSTKQLGVLEVVTGSVMDENNEPLPGANVIEKGTTNGVVTNAKGEFSINLSGVSQTLLITFIGYDPEEVTATNNMKVQLFPSLESLQEVVVIGYGTTTKADATGSLDQIDSDHFREGINTSPELLLQGKAPGVRVINSSGEPGAGVDVMIRGAGSIRSGSSPLFVVDGVPLSNSNVSPEGADSGIGSSRARNPLNFLNPSDIESISVLKDASAAAIYGARGSNGVVIITTKRGKKDEANLTYDTYVGFSKVAKKLDLLDAKEYAANNPDKVFDPNVDTDWQDEVFRTAMTTSNNLSFSKGTETGNYFASISHMDQEGVVKESDFERLSGRINVTESFLDNQRLKVKVNLTASQTTDNAIPSSANAGATGELITHMLKANPTRPVYDANGDFYDFDTEGSYNPLYILDFHEDQTKTLRVLGNIEAKFRIFEGLEYQFNYGVDRAVSERNTTFYPNTTEIESTGAYYQQNYENLNHVLEHYLTYTYLGDNSKLDVLGGFSYQKFNRSGTSFGLRELDDNSVDPANNPSVGGNQEAIETKGFAEVNELQSYFGRINYAYRGKYLVTASMRADGSTRFGENNKYGYFPSFALGWNISEEGFLAGSDVLNNLKLRSSWGQTGNQEVPNKVTQETYSTTSGNGYYLNGESAGLVNGVTYTRTANPDLKWEVVAQFDLGFDFELFNGLIYGSLDYYNKTTTDAILLLPAIQPSFSSVWTNMDGEIVNTGVEFMLGSRIIETDNFTWAADFNGATLHNEVKNLPVTEILSGNVSGSGVSGETVNIYKNGYAAGSFNLFEHQGFDENGVSIYSDEKKIIESALPTFTYGFNTQFRYKNIDLSLSIVGQSGAYLFNNTKLATDHMSNFLSSKNVTKDELNSGQSVNDALRVSDYYLESSDYLRLNNLRIGYTVNTGNVKWLKQLTIYATGQNLLTITDYSGYDPSVNTTKNVGGNSSLGMDYASYPSSRSYLLGATIKF
- a CDS encoding RagB/SusD family nutrient uptake outer membrane protein is translated as MKVKEIYRISVLWALTFLMVVTSCTDLEEQVIDEIVPDDIETVPGIEASLLSATYAKEKDMFANYGGTWALQEFTTDEALLPVRGEDWRDGGKWKELHEFKFSATSVVPEGNWRTINGAIAQAASAIDVIKDSKVENASLYLAEARALWAWYTFNLVDLFGQVPYRDPLNLNFADAPQILTSTEAIKICIETIEEVLPDLADYGTRGADSGRFTKEAAYAFLAKIYLNKAVYEDRYNATSSFDFVGSGNMDKVIQYTDLLINSGTFSLEADYFEIFDVSNNNNSEHILAYIQSNTGGNTGRNDFTYLSMGRNQKANPNDNRGSNASCTTPDYYATWDANRNDPRFHKHTTNNGGEVYRNDGTDGSLPFGGIFHFNRGFQAGQQYAPKITDGAFEMDPLDNSRVLVQALYTEKTPDLLMDFTPELNFDVDGDAAFSQDQINRGVRVFKQEYDAENGRGTSGVNIPLFRLGGIYTMRAEAKFRKGDVTGAMADINLLRTSRWSIDIDGNQFFGTEIATMDEETLYNEISYELYWEGERRQQMIRFGTFEDAYTAKPVSKPYQRIFAIPQSELDVNKDFVQNKDY
- a CDS encoding Crp/Fnr family transcriptional regulator yields the protein MKELIAYILQFGNLNQQQIDLILSKSTALNLQKHEYFSEAGRTPKQVGFVVEGVLRGCYYNNKGEEITRCFISENSLVVDYLNFEAGTSSSEYLQACTNCTLLVFSKQHWEELSKIIVEWDPIKNKMVQLCMYQKSRKGPVISQDATSRYLEFMENYPSLINRIPLVYIASYLGVTQQSLSRIRNNIR
- a CDS encoding SDR family oxidoreductase: MKKALITGANKGIGFETAKQLLQKGFYVYLGSRNLKKGLEAVEQLRSEGLTHVEVVELDVTDENSVKTARETISKKTEALDVLINNAGINGGSPYTALESSSDQLMTTFDTNVFGVARVTRAFMDLLRKSPQPRIVNVSTSVGSLSLQSDPNWAAYEYAKYAVYGASKAALNMYTIHLAYELRETTFKVNAVCPGYTSTDFTFHHGREVEVAGNRIVKYAFIDQDGPTGKFFSEETNPETGEIPW